TTGATGACCAAGCGAGCAGATACCGCAGATTCTTGAAGTGATGATGGCTGCTTCATGAAAACTGCGACCCTTCATCATGGCCTCAAAAAACCTGGGCGGCTCAACAATACTGAGATGGGCTTTTTCAAGGACTCCATCCTTCATATTCACTACAATATTTCCATGACCTTCCACACGGGTGAGATGATGGACTTTGATGTCAAGATCACGACTCATAATTGAACCTCGTTTGAATTGAAGAGCAGCATACGTTTTTTAGCTTCGTCCAGACTGATGCCATGGCTGGTCATAACTTCCAGCATGCCATCAATATTAGGATTGTCCAGGATTCCTCGACAGCCCGTACAGAATTGACCAAAGCTGGGACAGACTGCATCACAGCCACCTCTGGTGATGGGTCCAAGACAGACCATGCCACGATTATAAAGACATTCGTTTTCCTTGAGCTTGCACTCAACGCATACTGGAGAACCATATTTGGGGGGTTGCTTGTCCAGAACCAGTGCGATAAGCAGTTTAAGAAAATCCTGCTGGGTCATGGGACAACCGCGAACTTCATAGTCTACTTTTACTACAGATGAGACGGCCATGGCAGGCAGGGTTGCGAAAAGGTACTTATCGGCACCATAGACAGTTTCACGAACTTCATCAATGGGGTGCTGGTTCTTCATGGCATTAACACCACCATTTACGGCACAGGATCCCAGAGCTACCAGAAAGTCACTTCGGCGTCGAATATCATGGATTCTTTCCACACAGGATGGTGAGGTAATAGACCCCTCAATAAAGGCGATATCATAGTGATCTGCCTTGTCGTCCATGGCTTCGCGAAATTCAACAATATCCACATGTTTTAATATATCAAGTAGATCGTTTTCAAAATTGAGTTTATTCAGCTGACAACCTTCACAACTGGTAAAATCAAAGAATGCAACTTGTGGTTTCATTAGAGAGCCTCCTCCAATGGTTTGAGATCGACATAATTGAATACGGGTCCATCCTGGCAGCAGTACACACCATTGATCTGGCAGTGACCACATTTACCAACACCACATTTCATGCGACGTTCAAGCGACAGATATATCTGGTCATCGGGAAGCTGTTTTGACTTCAGGGACATGACCACAAACTTGTACATGACGGGTGGACCGGTGATGGCAGCTATGGTTGTATTCAGTTTGAGATCCAGTGAAGGAATCAGCGTGGTGATAACACCAGTGTTGCCTTCCCAGGTTTCATCTGGCTGGTCAACCGTCACATGCAATTCCACATCATCCCTGTCTTTCCACATTTCAAGTTCATCTTTAAAAAGCAGCTCAGCAGGCGTTTTGGCACCATAAAGAATAATCAAGCGGCCAAAATCATTACGGTTATCCAGGACATAATTGATGAGTGAGCGGAGAGGCACCAGCCCAATTCCACCTGCTACAACCAGGATATCCTTTCCAAAAAGTTTTTCCATGGGAAAGCCCTTGCCAAAAGGACCACGAATTCCCATGCTATCACCGATTTCATATTTCTTGAGAACGTTGGTCAGGGTTCCAACCTGGCGAATACAGAGTTCGAACTTGCCATTTTTTGATGGGGAACTGGAAATAGATATGGGTGCTTCACCAATTCCGAATGCAGATACTTCCACAAACTGACCAGGACCATGACCTAAACTCTGTCCGTCTGGCATTTCAAGCTCATACCATTTTTCCATTTCGGTAATTTGTTTGGCTCCAGTCACCTTACACATCGTGGGGTAATAGAGATCTTCGGTTTCGTGATGTTCTACATCTTGCAGGCGTTTCATATTCAGCCTCCTTCCCTATACCCGGACGGTCCGGTGAAATTGGGCTTTTTCGTCTTCTTGAATGAGCTCATTCACAATATCTGGCAATGAGATTCCAGCAGGACAAAAAGCAGTGCAGCGCCCACAACCAATACACCAGGGCAAGCCCTCTTCATCTGTGATATATTTAAATTTTCGATAGAGACGATGACGTGTTCGATTGATGGTCTTCTCGCGGAAGTTCTCACCACCTGCAACCTCTGCGAAGGTGCTAAGCATGCAGCTATCCCAGCTACGTTGACGCATCCCGTCTTCAGCAGTGACAGTTACTTCATCTTGAACATCAAAGCAGAAGCAAGTGGGACAGGTCAGCGTACAGGCACCGCAACCCACACAACGTGAGGCCACATTTGCCCAGACATCTGAATGGTAGGCATACTGAAAAACACGTGGGAGTCGATTATAATGATAACGTAATTTTTTCTTAAATTCACGACCCTCAACAATCTCTGGTTCGGCAAGCTTGATTTTATCAAAGCCCTCCAGGAGTGTTTGGCCATGATCTGTGAGAACATAGACCTGAAAATCCCCTTCAACTTCATTGAGAAAGAGGTCAAAGCCCTCCATTTCTTCTATCATGATGCCAACACTTTCGGAGAAGTGAAAATCATCTGGTTCGAAAGAAATTCCCACAAAACGAGAGGACTGGCGGCGTTTGAAATAATTGGATTCAGCAGATCCGGACAGCATGCTGTGGTCCAGCCTGAGTATGGATTGCATCTCATAGCTGTGTACACCAAAGAAGACCCTGGGGGTGATTTCCACATTCTCCTGCTCATAGGTCAAATTTTTTAATGAGAACCCCATCAACTTTTCCACTGGTGGGAGAAACATCTTTTTGAGTGGTAAGAGGGTCCGGTTATAGTCCAGAACAACTTTAGCGCTGTCACGAACGACTTCAAACGAGTACGAGACATCCCCTTTCCCATGGGGGGCAATTACCTCCCCAAAATCCCCGAGGTGATTAATCAGGGCTGGGACATCAGACCGTAATAGAGAAAAACACTCCATAATGGCTTCCTTGCATAAATGATCGGTTAACATATTTGTGAATTTTCATCACCTCATCATTTGCAAAGCACATGCCAAGACATCAGTTTCCTAATGACAATTATTTATCTTATCATGTATAATTGATAAAGTCAGCAGAAGACTTTATGAAAGGCTGACAGACATCAAAATCACACTTTGTAATTAATTGATTTTTACATTAAGTGCTGGTGTGAATCATATAATTACCCCAACCTTTAGGCTGGGGTTCTCAAACAATCTGATCGCTGGGCTTTAGCCCAAACGCATTACCTTTATGTTTTGGGCTAAAGCCCCATTTCTCAGAGACTTATTCACCCCATGCTGAAGCATGGGGTAAATGCGTAAACATGAGGTGAAAAATTTGGTTTTAAAAATCTATTAAAATGAACAAGATTTAGTTCAGTGAGATATCATCCGTGATTCGGGGGTCAACACGCTTGAGCAACTCGATGGTTTCTATCTGATCATCTATGAGCCATAAAATGCGATTGGCCCGTTCACGGACAGAATCCATTGAGAGGAGTGAGTATTGTTCATCATTTTTCATTGGCAACGTCCGGGCTACAAGATTTACCAGTGCAATGAACGATTCCTGTTCACCCAGAATAGGTGTAAAGTCAAGGTTTTCTGGAGATTGCTCCACCAGATAGTTCAGACGAAGCAACAAATCTTCACGCTCAGCAATAAAATCATTTCCAGAATCAGATTCAGGTAGCTCAATTAATTCAGCCACCCGATAGGGGTTGTCTTTGACGACCTGGCCAAACCCCACGCGAAACAAGCCCTCCAAAACAATATTGTATTTACCATTCTCCAATTTCTCATAGGACTGGATTCTGCCAAGACACCCCACTGGATAAATTTCCGGAGTGCCATAGTAGTCTTCCTCATAACCAGGTTTCAGAATGCCCATGGCCAAAAGACCATCGCCTTCCAAGACACTTTCAATCATTTCCACATATCTTGGTTCGAAGATGTGGTAACTGGCAGTGGTTTCAGGAAACAGATTTACTGTAGGTAATGGAAAAATGGGAGCGTGCATATTCTCAACCTAGGAACTAAGGTTATGGATTCCTGGAGGTGCAGCAATTTTTAGAACGGTTAATTGTTCATCACTTTCGTTGATGATGCCTGAGCTGACACCCATTGCTACCAAAACGGAGGTATTTCGGGTCAGAACCAGTACTTCATCTCCGACTTCAAAGACACCCTCTCCGCGCAGCACAAAATAAATAATATCTGAAATAGGCTCGACAACTGGAGATATGTATTGGTGGGAATTCAAGAGCAGGACATCCATCTCCAAATGGTCGCTTTTGAACATGCTATTAATATTGGCGGCTTCCTCTGAGAAGTGAGCGACCTGCTTTAAATCCTTAACACTATTTTCCATTTATCATCTCTATAATTTTGTGGACCAGCTTTTCAATTCCTGTGGCAACCTGGCTAATTCTCATATCCAGCATATAGGCTGGGGTAGAAACCAGGTTTCTTTCTTCATCAACCACGAAATCGTCGACTGGACAGTTAATGTGAATACCACCCATCTCCTTGATAGCTGCCGCTGTATCAGCATCTGATCCGATGGTAAGTTTGGCATCTGCGCCATAAATATGGGGAATCATTGCTGGAGCAATACATACAAATCCCATTGGTTTTCCAGTTGCAGCGAATGCTCTGGCAAATTGAAGCACATCGGTCTGCACCGTGCTGGTGGCACCTTTAACTGCAAAATCTGACAGGTTTTTTGCTGCG
This region of Candidatus Neomarinimicrobiota bacterium genomic DNA includes:
- a CDS encoding NADH:ubiquinone oxidoreductase codes for the protein MKPQVAFFDFTSCEGCQLNKLNFENDLLDILKHVDIVEFREAMDDKADHYDIAFIEGSITSPSCVERIHDIRRRSDFLVALGSCAVNGGVNAMKNQHPIDEVRETVYGADKYLFATLPAMAVSSVVKVDYEVRGCPMTQQDFLKLLIALVLDKQPPKYGSPVCVECKLKENECLYNRGMVCLGPITRGGCDAVCPSFGQFCTGCRGILDNPNIDGMLEVMTSHGISLDEAKKRMLLFNSNEVQL
- a CDS encoding FAD/NAD(P)-binding protein; amino-acid sequence: MKRLQDVEHHETEDLYYPTMCKVTGAKQITEMEKWYELEMPDGQSLGHGPGQFVEVSAFGIGEAPISISSSPSKNGKFELCIRQVGTLTNVLKKYEIGDSMGIRGPFGKGFPMEKLFGKDILVVAGGIGLVPLRSLINYVLDNRNDFGRLIILYGAKTPAELLFKDELEMWKDRDDVELHVTVDQPDETWEGNTGVITTLIPSLDLKLNTTIAAITGPPVMYKFVVMSLKSKQLPDDQIYLSLERRMKCGVGKCGHCQINGVYCCQDGPVFNYVDLKPLEEAL
- a CDS encoding 4Fe-4S dicluster domain-containing protein, with the translated sequence MECFSLLRSDVPALINHLGDFGEVIAPHGKGDVSYSFEVVRDSAKVVLDYNRTLLPLKKMFLPPVEKLMGFSLKNLTYEQENVEITPRVFFGVHSYEMQSILRLDHSMLSGSAESNYFKRRQSSRFVGISFEPDDFHFSESVGIMIEEMEGFDLFLNEVEGDFQVYVLTDHGQTLLEGFDKIKLAEPEIVEGREFKKKLRYHYNRLPRVFQYAYHSDVWANVASRCVGCGACTLTCPTCFCFDVQDEVTVTAEDGMRQRSWDSCMLSTFAEVAGGENFREKTINRTRHRLYRKFKYITDEEGLPWCIGCGRCTAFCPAGISLPDIVNELIQEDEKAQFHRTVRV
- a CDS encoding LON peptidase substrate-binding domain-containing protein; this encodes MHAPIFPLPTVNLFPETTASYHIFEPRYVEMIESVLEGDGLLAMGILKPGYEEDYYGTPEIYPVGCLGRIQSYEKLENGKYNIVLEGLFRVGFGQVVKDNPYRVAELIELPESDSGNDFIAEREDLLLRLNYLVEQSPENLDFTPILGEQESFIALVNLVARTLPMKNDEQYSLLSMDSVRERANRILWLIDDQIETIELLKRVDPRITDDISLN
- a CDS encoding cupin domain-containing protein, whose product is MENSVKDLKQVAHFSEEAANINSMFKSDHLEMDVLLLNSHQYISPVVEPISDIIYFVLRGEGVFEVGDEVLVLTRNTSVLVAMGVSSGIINESDEQLTVLKIAAPPGIHNLSS
- the elbB gene encoding isoprenoid biosynthesis glyoxalase ElbB, encoding MTKIAVVLSGSGFLDGSEIQESVITMLALDRAGASYQCMAPDMEQMHVVNHLSGEVSEGESRNVLVEAARIARTQIIDIGEANPNDYDAVIFPGGYGAAKNLSDFAVKGATSTVQTDVLQFARAFAATGKPMGFVCIAPAMIPHIYGADAKLTIGSDADTAAAIKEMGGIHINCPVDDFVVDEERNLVSTPAYMLDMRISQVATGIEKLVHKIIEMINGK